One Paracidovorax avenae ATCC 19860 genomic region harbors:
- the hrpA gene encoding ATP-dependent RNA helicase HrpA, whose product MTGSAPPKSPTPQPAPSAPPRREAQAAPLRIDFPPGLPVSGKREEIMAAMQAHQVIIVCGETGSGKTTQLPKIALALGRGKCNAKPGEKGRLIGHTQPRRIAASSVAKRIAEELQTPLGDVVGYKVRFQDRLSRDASVKLMTDGILLAETQTDPLLTAYDTIIIDEAHERSLNIDFLLGYLRQILPRRPDLKIVVTSATIDAERFAKHFESAKGPAPVIYVSGRTFPVEQRYRPFEDSRDYGLNEAIADGVDELWAGNAAGDILVFLPGEREIREAADHLRKHLAHQPVMRGAEVLPLFARLSQAEQDRIFEGHTGRRIVLATNVAETSLTVPGIRYVIDAGTARVKRYSFRSKVEQLLIEPVSQAAANQRAGRCGRIANGICIRLYDEPDFNGRPRFTDPEILRSSLAGVILRMKSLHLGDVAQFPFIEAPSGRAIADGYQLLAELGAVDDANELTPMGVELSRLPLDPRVGRMILEARDRQALDEVLVIASALSVQDVRDRPLEAQQQADQAHAKFDDEKSEFSGYLKLWKWINEARGGAPSLPSARAQRDAARKGAPSQAVLPVAQRQARGSADAAAPATAAAASVPVPTPTHKLSNRQYESLLRQNFISVRRLREWRDIHTQLLTVVTEHRWRLNIQPASYEQIHRSMLAGLLGNIGVKSEEEDWYLGARGIKFYKHPGAHLSKKPGRWIVAAELVETTRLFGRGIAAIEPQWIEEMGGHLLKKQMLDPHWERKSAQVTALERATLYGIVIYNNRRVNFGKVDPRTAREIFLREALVGDQWPQDWERRLPFLPANRKLIAKVEELEHKSRRQDVLVDEELIYAFYDQQVPADICTGADFESWYREASRAKPDLLKLTRDELMRHEAAGITTSAFPRMVRLGGVDCAATYLHEPGDPRDGVTVTVPLFVLNQVSEERCEWLVPGMLKDKIQALLKSLPQRPRSRFVPLPDNAARLAELLGTPERFGQGSLVDVLLKQVRDETSLDVKRADFKLDMLSPHLFMNFRVVHEDGRQLGQGRNLGALKAEWGAKARGAFQALAGLKLAGSAPETGGDASPAETAPAARPGKGGAQGRPADSRAASAAGKPPSGGPAAAPAPAAVPAGQRYTAWTFGELPELMEIRKGGQTLIGFPALIDGGDAVTIEVFDEPGVAAARHRAGLRRLFALQIKDALKYLEKNIPDLQKMAVAYMPLGTQEELRAQVIDVALDRAFLVDPLPTTEADFQRRVQEGRGRLTLIANEVARLAGAILLEYAAAARKIKDTKGAPEATQDAQQQLQRLMPKNFLAVAPWSQLAHFPRYLKAITLRLDKVRADAARDATRLAELRPQEQRYWRLVAERKGQVDARMQEFRWLLEELRVSFFAQELRTPQPVSVKRLDKLWAQINS is encoded by the coding sequence ATGACAGGTTCCGCGCCCCCGAAATCCCCCACCCCCCAGCCCGCCCCGTCCGCACCGCCACGCCGTGAGGCCCAGGCAGCACCGCTGCGCATCGACTTCCCGCCCGGCCTGCCGGTATCGGGCAAGCGCGAAGAGATCATGGCCGCCATGCAGGCGCACCAGGTCATCATCGTCTGCGGCGAGACCGGCTCGGGCAAGACCACGCAGCTGCCCAAGATCGCGCTGGCGCTCGGCCGCGGCAAATGCAATGCCAAACCGGGTGAGAAGGGCCGCCTGATCGGCCACACGCAGCCGCGGCGGATCGCGGCGAGCAGCGTCGCCAAGCGCATCGCCGAAGAGCTGCAGACGCCGCTGGGCGACGTCGTGGGCTACAAGGTGCGCTTCCAGGACCGCCTGTCGCGCGATGCCTCCGTCAAACTGATGACGGACGGCATCCTGCTGGCGGAAACGCAGACCGACCCGCTGCTGACCGCCTACGACACCATCATCATCGACGAGGCGCACGAACGCAGCCTGAACATCGACTTCCTGCTCGGCTACCTGCGCCAGATCCTGCCGCGCCGGCCCGACCTGAAGATCGTGGTCACCTCGGCCACCATCGATGCAGAGCGGTTCGCGAAGCATTTCGAGTCGGCCAAGGGGCCCGCACCCGTCATCTACGTGTCCGGCCGCACGTTCCCTGTGGAGCAGCGGTACCGGCCCTTCGAGGACAGCCGCGACTATGGCCTGAACGAAGCCATCGCCGATGGCGTGGACGAACTCTGGGCCGGCAACGCGGCGGGCGACATCCTTGTCTTCCTGCCCGGCGAGCGCGAGATCCGCGAAGCTGCCGACCACCTGCGCAAGCACCTGGCCCACCAGCCGGTTATGCGCGGCGCCGAGGTGCTGCCGCTGTTCGCGCGCCTCTCGCAGGCCGAGCAGGATCGGATCTTCGAAGGCCACACCGGCCGCCGCATCGTGCTGGCCACCAACGTGGCCGAAACCTCGCTCACGGTGCCGGGCATCCGCTACGTGATCGACGCCGGCACCGCGCGCGTGAAGCGCTACAGCTTCCGCAGCAAGGTCGAGCAGTTGCTGATCGAGCCCGTGAGCCAGGCGGCGGCCAACCAGCGGGCGGGCCGTTGCGGCCGGATCGCCAACGGCATCTGCATCCGGCTCTACGACGAACCCGACTTCAACGGCCGGCCGCGCTTCACCGACCCGGAAATCTTGCGCTCCTCGCTGGCGGGCGTGATCCTGCGCATGAAGTCGCTGCACCTGGGGGATGTGGCGCAGTTCCCGTTCATCGAGGCCCCCTCGGGCCGGGCCATCGCAGACGGCTACCAGCTGCTGGCCGAACTGGGCGCGGTGGACGATGCCAACGAACTCACACCCATGGGCGTGGAGCTCTCGCGCCTGCCGCTCGATCCGCGCGTCGGCCGCATGATCCTGGAGGCGCGCGACCGCCAGGCGCTGGATGAGGTGCTGGTGATCGCCTCGGCCCTGTCGGTGCAGGACGTGCGCGACCGGCCGCTCGAGGCCCAGCAGCAGGCCGACCAGGCGCACGCCAAATTCGACGACGAGAAGAGCGAATTCAGCGGCTACCTCAAGCTCTGGAAGTGGATCAACGAAGCCCGTGGCGGCGCGCCGAGCCTGCCGTCCGCTCGGGCGCAGCGCGATGCCGCGCGCAAGGGCGCGCCCTCGCAGGCCGTGCTGCCGGTGGCGCAGCGCCAGGCGCGCGGCAGTGCCGACGCGGCCGCACCCGCAACGGCCGCTGCGGCGTCCGTGCCGGTCCCCACGCCTACCCACAAACTCAGCAACCGGCAATACGAATCGCTGCTGCGCCAGAACTTCATCAGCGTGCGGCGGCTGCGCGAGTGGCGCGACATCCACACGCAATTGCTCACGGTGGTCACCGAGCACCGCTGGCGCCTGAACATCCAGCCGGCCAGCTACGAACAGATCCACCGGTCCATGCTCGCCGGACTGCTCGGCAACATCGGCGTGAAGAGCGAGGAAGAGGACTGGTACCTTGGCGCGCGCGGCATCAAGTTCTACAAGCATCCCGGGGCGCACCTGTCGAAGAAGCCCGGGCGCTGGATCGTGGCGGCGGAACTGGTCGAGACCACGCGCCTGTTCGGGCGCGGCATCGCGGCCATCGAGCCGCAGTGGATCGAGGAAATGGGCGGCCACCTGCTCAAGAAGCAGATGCTGGACCCGCACTGGGAACGCAAGTCAGCGCAGGTGACGGCGCTGGAGCGCGCCACCCTCTATGGCATCGTCATCTACAACAACCGGCGCGTGAACTTCGGCAAGGTGGACCCGCGCACTGCGCGCGAAATCTTCCTGCGCGAAGCGCTGGTCGGCGACCAGTGGCCCCAGGACTGGGAGCGGCGCCTGCCGTTCCTGCCGGCCAACCGCAAGCTGATCGCCAAGGTGGAGGAACTGGAGCACAAGTCGCGCCGGCAGGACGTGCTGGTGGACGAGGAGCTCATCTACGCCTTCTACGACCAGCAGGTGCCTGCCGACATCTGCACTGGCGCCGATTTCGAATCCTGGTACCGCGAGGCCAGCCGCGCGAAACCGGACCTGCTCAAGCTCACGCGCGACGAACTGATGCGCCACGAGGCTGCCGGCATCACCACCAGCGCCTTCCCGCGCATGGTCCGGCTGGGCGGGGTGGATTGCGCGGCCACCTACCTGCACGAGCCCGGCGACCCGCGTGACGGCGTCACCGTCACGGTGCCGCTCTTCGTGCTCAACCAGGTCAGCGAAGAGCGCTGCGAATGGCTGGTGCCGGGTATGCTCAAGGACAAGATCCAGGCGCTGCTCAAGAGCCTGCCGCAGCGCCCGCGCAGCCGTTTCGTGCCCCTGCCGGACAATGCCGCGCGCCTGGCCGAACTGCTCGGCACGCCCGAGCGCTTCGGGCAGGGCAGCCTGGTGGACGTGCTGCTCAAGCAGGTGCGTGACGAGACCTCGCTGGACGTGAAGCGGGCCGACTTCAAGCTCGACATGCTCAGTCCGCACCTGTTCATGAACTTTCGCGTGGTCCACGAAGACGGCCGGCAGCTCGGCCAGGGGCGCAACCTGGGTGCGCTCAAGGCCGAATGGGGGGCCAAGGCCCGGGGCGCGTTCCAGGCTTTGGCGGGGCTCAAGCTCGCAGGTTCCGCGCCGGAGACCGGGGGCGACGCGTCGCCTGCGGAAACGGCCCCGGCTGCGCGACCCGGCAAGGGTGGCGCGCAGGGCAGGCCTGCGGACAGCCGTGCGGCTTCCGCCGCCGGCAAACCGCCCAGCGGCGGTCCGGCGGCCGCTCCCGCCCCGGCAGCCGTGCCGGCGGGCCAGCGCTACACGGCCTGGACCTTCGGCGAGCTGCCCGAACTCATGGAGATCCGCAAGGGCGGACAGACGCTGATCGGCTTCCCGGCACTCATCGATGGCGGCGATGCCGTGACCATCGAAGTGTTCGACGAACCCGGCGTGGCCGCGGCGCGCCACCGCGCGGGCCTGCGCCGCCTGTTCGCGCTGCAGATCAAGGACGCGCTCAAGTACCTGGAAAAGAACATTCCGGACCTGCAAAAGATGGCGGTCGCCTACATGCCGCTGGGTACGCAGGAAGAGCTGCGCGCACAGGTCATCGATGTGGCGCTGGACCGCGCCTTCCTGGTCGATCCCCTGCCCACGACCGAGGCCGACTTCCAGCGCCGCGTGCAGGAGGGCCGCGGCCGGCTCACGCTGATTGCCAATGAAGTCGCGCGCCTGGCCGGTGCGATCCTGCTCGAATACGCTGCGGCGGCACGCAAGATCAAGGACACGAAAGGCGCGCCCGAGGCCACGCAGGATGCGCAGCAGCAACTGCAACGGCTCATGCCGAAGAACTTCCTGGCGGTGGCGCCCTGGTCGCAGCTCGCGCACTTCCCGCGCTATCTGAAGGCCATCACCCTGCGCCTGGACAAGGTGCGAGCCGATGCTGCACGCGACGCCACGCGGCTCGCGGAACTGCGCCCCCAGGAGCAGCGCTACTGGCGGCTCGTGGCCGAGCGCAAGGGGCAGGTGGATGCGCGCATGCAGGAATTCCGCTGGTTGCTGGAGGAACTGCGGGTGAGCTTCTTCGCACAGGAGCTTCGCACGCCGCAGCCCGTGAGCGTGAAGCGCCTGGACAAACTCTGGGCGCAGATCAACAGCTGA
- a CDS encoding NAD(P)/FAD-dependent oxidoreductase — protein MPAQADRRRHVAVIGAGIVGTACAIEILRTGRSVTLLDPHAPGGPEATSYGNAGWLSSHSILPPSGPGMWKQLPGYLLDPQGPLTVRWGYLPRALPWLWRFLRSGRTPARVARTAHALRQLLRDAPALHARLAGEAGVPHLVAQRGLLHVYRSRADFEADALGWRLRGEEGIAFRTLEAGELRSQEPELMPGYGFGVRVDEAGHCANPGAYLGALAAHAQSLGARRVAARAIGLRIVSGRLAAVRTDAGDIPCDAAVIAAGAYSRPLARDAGDRVWLDTERGYHAMLDLRARPGEAPPPGPRTSTMVMDRKLIVHQMEHGLRVAGQVEIAGLQAAPDWRRAHILLEHLFTLYPALPRPALESSARFWLGRRPSTSDGLPCIGPATGCADVIHAYGHGHVGLGSSARTGRVVAQLLDGCPPEIDIVPFSPGRWRR, from the coding sequence ATGCCGGCCCAGGCCGACCGGCGGCGCCATGTCGCCGTGATCGGCGCAGGCATCGTGGGCACGGCATGCGCGATCGAGATCCTGCGCACCGGCCGCTCCGTGACGCTGCTCGATCCCCATGCGCCCGGCGGGCCGGAAGCGACGAGCTACGGCAACGCCGGCTGGCTGTCGTCCCATTCCATCCTCCCACCGTCCGGCCCGGGCATGTGGAAGCAGTTGCCGGGCTATCTGCTGGATCCGCAGGGTCCGCTCACCGTGCGCTGGGGCTACCTGCCCCGCGCCCTGCCCTGGCTCTGGCGCTTCCTGCGTTCCGGTCGCACGCCGGCCCGGGTGGCCCGCACCGCGCATGCGCTGCGCCAGCTGCTGCGGGACGCGCCAGCGCTGCACGCGCGGCTGGCGGGCGAAGCCGGCGTGCCGCACCTGGTCGCGCAGCGGGGCCTGCTGCATGTCTATCGCTCGCGCGCGGACTTCGAGGCCGACGCGCTCGGATGGCGCCTGCGCGGCGAGGAAGGCATCGCCTTCAGGACGCTGGAAGCCGGCGAATTGCGCTCGCAGGAGCCCGAGCTGATGCCGGGCTACGGCTTCGGCGTGCGCGTCGATGAGGCGGGCCATTGCGCGAACCCGGGCGCCTATCTGGGGGCACTGGCCGCGCATGCCCAGTCCCTGGGTGCGCGCCGCGTCGCCGCACGCGCCATCGGCCTGCGCATCGTGTCGGGCCGCCTGGCCGCCGTCCGGACCGACGCGGGCGACATACCGTGCGATGCTGCGGTGATCGCCGCCGGCGCCTACTCCCGCCCCCTGGCCCGCGACGCGGGTGACCGGGTGTGGCTCGACACCGAACGCGGATACCACGCGATGCTGGACCTGCGCGCCCGGCCGGGCGAAGCGCCGCCTCCCGGACCGCGCACCTCCACGATGGTGATGGACCGCAAGCTCATCGTCCACCAGATGGAGCACGGCCTGCGCGTGGCGGGCCAGGTGGAGATCGCCGGCCTGCAGGCAGCGCCGGACTGGCGCCGCGCGCACATCCTGCTGGAGCACCTGTTCACGCTCTACCCCGCCCTGCCGCGCCCTGCGCTGGAAAGCAGTGCCCGGTTCTGGCTGGGCCGGCGCCCGAGCACCAGCGACGGCCTGCCCTGCATCGGCCCCGCGACGGGTTGCGCGGACGTAATCCACGCCTACGGGCACGGCCATGTCGGGCTGGGTTCTTCGGCACGCACGGGCCGCGTGGTGGCGCAGCTGCTGGACGGCTGCCCGCCAGAGATCGACATCGTGCCTTTCAGCCCGGGGCGCTGGCGACGATAA
- the argA gene encoding amino-acid N-acetyltransferase yields the protein MSAVFNFTFVPWFRSVAPYIHKFRHQTFVIALTGEAIAAGKLQAIAQDLAMIQAMGVKIVLVHGFRPQVNEQLAAKGHAARYSHGIRITDSVALDCAQEAAGQLRYEIEAAFSQGLPNTPMAGSTVRVISGNFITARPVGIVDGVDFKHSGLVRKVDVAGIRRSLEMDALVLISPFGFSPTGEAFNLTMEEVATSVSIALKADKLVFVCEVPGIRTDPEQPESEDNPIDTELPLAQARQMLARVPPGQKPTDTAFYLQHCVKACQNGVERSHIIPFAVDGALLLEIYVHDGIGTMVVDEKLEELREATPDDVGGILQLIEPFEKDGTLVKRDRTEIERDVANYTIIEHDGVIFGCAALYPYPEAGTAEMAAVTVSPQSQGTGDGEKLLKRIEQRARAMGLKSLFVLTTRTMHWFIKRGFQPVDPEWLPEARKKKYNWDRRSQVLVKTL from the coding sequence ATGTCCGCTGTCTTCAATTTCACCTTCGTGCCCTGGTTCCGGTCGGTGGCGCCCTACATCCACAAGTTCCGCCACCAGACCTTCGTGATCGCGCTCACGGGCGAAGCAATCGCGGCCGGCAAGCTGCAGGCGATCGCGCAGGACCTGGCGATGATCCAGGCCATGGGGGTGAAGATCGTGCTGGTGCACGGCTTCCGCCCGCAGGTGAACGAGCAGCTCGCGGCCAAGGGGCATGCGGCGCGGTATTCGCACGGCATCCGCATCACGGATTCGGTGGCGCTGGACTGCGCGCAGGAAGCGGCCGGGCAACTGCGCTACGAGATCGAAGCCGCATTCAGCCAGGGGCTGCCCAACACCCCCATGGCGGGCTCCACGGTGCGCGTGATATCGGGCAACTTCATCACCGCACGCCCCGTGGGCATCGTGGACGGCGTGGACTTCAAGCATTCGGGGCTGGTGCGCAAGGTGGACGTGGCGGGCATCCGCCGGTCGCTGGAGATGGATGCGCTGGTGCTGATCTCGCCGTTCGGCTTTTCGCCCACCGGCGAGGCCTTCAACCTCACGATGGAGGAAGTGGCGACGTCCGTCTCCATCGCGCTCAAGGCGGACAAGCTCGTGTTCGTCTGCGAGGTGCCGGGCATCCGCACCGACCCCGAGCAGCCCGAAAGCGAGGACAACCCGATCGACACCGAACTGCCGCTGGCCCAGGCACGGCAGATGCTGGCCCGCGTCCCCCCGGGCCAGAAGCCGACGGACACGGCGTTCTACCTGCAGCACTGCGTGAAGGCCTGCCAGAACGGCGTGGAGCGCAGCCACATCATCCCGTTCGCGGTAGACGGCGCGCTGCTGCTGGAAATCTACGTGCACGACGGCATCGGCACCATGGTGGTGGACGAAAAGCTCGAGGAACTGCGCGAGGCCACTCCGGACGACGTGGGCGGCATCCTGCAGCTCATCGAGCCGTTCGAGAAGGACGGCACGCTGGTCAAGCGCGACCGTACCGAGATAGAACGCGATGTCGCCAACTACACCATCATCGAGCACGACGGCGTGATCTTCGGCTGTGCCGCGCTCTACCCGTACCCGGAAGCCGGCACGGCCGAGATGGCCGCCGTCACGGTGTCGCCGCAGAGCCAGGGCACGGGCGACGGGGAAAAGCTGCTCAAGCGCATCGAACAGCGCGCCCGTGCCATGGGCCTGAAAAGCCTGTTCGTGCTCACCACCCGCACGATGCACTGGTTCATCAAGCGTGGCTTCCAGCCGGTGGACCCGGAGTGGCTGCCTGAGGCCCGCAAGAAGAAATACAACTGGGACCGTCGCAGCCAGGTGCTGGTGAAAACGCTCTGA
- the bla gene encoding class A beta-lactamase: protein MLRRTWMVAAVCGAAAPWVPDAWAGGKKSMGSGSDALARAVQEIEASVGGRLGVALLDMATGRQRAHRGDERFPLCSTFKLVLAAHVLRRVDQGQERLDRRITYGKSDLMEYSPATERHVGGDGMTVEQLCEAAVTLSDNTAANLLLGTQGGPLGLTAWLRSLGDSQTRLDRMEPALNDVPPGEVRDTTTPRAMARTVWAVTQGEALSSAARAQMLAWLVGNRTGDRRLRAGMPEGWRIGEKTGTGPRGTSNDIGLFWPPDRGAVMVSCYLTGSPAPAEQRDAALARVGALAARWALEGTAPAAKG from the coding sequence ATGCTGAGAAGGACGTGGATGGTGGCGGCGGTGTGTGGGGCGGCTGCGCCGTGGGTGCCGGATGCATGGGCCGGGGGCAAGAAATCCATGGGTTCCGGGTCGGATGCGCTCGCCCGCGCGGTGCAGGAGATCGAGGCGTCGGTCGGGGGCCGCCTGGGCGTGGCGCTGCTCGACATGGCCACCGGGCGCCAGCGCGCACACAGGGGCGATGAGCGGTTTCCCCTGTGCAGCACCTTCAAGCTGGTGCTGGCGGCCCATGTGCTGCGGCGCGTGGACCAGGGGCAGGAACGGCTGGACCGCCGCATCACCTACGGTAAATCCGACCTGATGGAGTATTCGCCCGCTACGGAGCGCCACGTGGGCGGCGATGGCATGACCGTGGAGCAACTGTGCGAGGCAGCCGTCACGCTCAGCGACAATACGGCCGCCAACCTGCTGCTGGGCACGCAGGGCGGGCCGCTCGGGCTCACGGCCTGGCTGCGCTCGCTGGGCGACTCCCAGACCCGGCTGGACCGCATGGAGCCCGCGCTCAACGATGTGCCGCCCGGGGAGGTGCGCGACACCACGACGCCCCGTGCCATGGCCCGCACCGTGTGGGCCGTCACCCAGGGGGAGGCGCTGTCCTCCGCGGCGAGAGCGCAGATGCTCGCCTGGCTCGTGGGCAACCGCACCGGCGACCGTCGGCTGCGGGCCGGCATGCCGGAGGGCTGGCGCATCGGCGAAAAAACCGGCACCGGCCCGCGCGGCACCAGCAACGACATCGGCCTGTTCTGGCCGCCGGACCGCGGTGCGGTGATGGTGAGTTGCTACCTGACGGGCAGCCCGGCGCCTGCGGAGCAGCGCGATGCTGCGCTCGCCCGGGTCGGCGCGCTGGCCGCACGCTGGGCCCTGGAGGGCACAGCCCCTGCAGCCAAGGGCTGA
- a CDS encoding LysR family transcriptional regulator, whose translation MHLPLNALRAFEVSARHLNLTRAAEELHVTQTAVSQHIRNLEERLGKPLFRRLPRGLALTDEGLALLPALADAFGRIERALAQCSDTRPREVLTVGAVGTFAVGWLLPRLQAFQQQCPFVDLRLLTNNNRVDLAGEGLDCAIRFGDGAWHGTESDRLLEAPLSPMCSPALAARLRAPADLAREPLLRSYRADEWAAWFGAAGVACPVVRGTVFDSSLALAEAAAQGAGAALLPARLFERELRQGRLVRPFHHEIALGAYWLTRLRSRAASPALTAFREWLLQACAVGGAPVEPSASPAMVP comes from the coding sequence ATGCATCTGCCGCTCAATGCCCTGCGGGCTTTCGAAGTCTCGGCGCGGCACCTGAATCTCACCCGCGCGGCGGAAGAGCTGCACGTGACGCAGACCGCGGTCAGCCAGCACATCCGCAATCTCGAAGAGCGCCTGGGCAAGCCGCTGTTCCGCAGATTGCCCCGCGGGCTGGCACTCACCGATGAAGGGCTGGCGCTGTTGCCGGCGCTGGCGGACGCGTTCGGTCGCATCGAGCGCGCACTGGCGCAGTGCAGCGACACGCGCCCGCGCGAGGTGCTCACCGTGGGCGCCGTGGGCACCTTCGCCGTGGGATGGCTGCTGCCGCGGCTGCAGGCGTTCCAGCAGCAGTGTCCGTTCGTGGACCTGCGCCTGCTGACCAACAACAACCGGGTGGACCTTGCGGGCGAAGGGCTGGACTGCGCGATCCGCTTCGGCGACGGCGCCTGGCACGGCACGGAGTCGGACCGCCTGCTGGAAGCGCCCCTCTCGCCCATGTGCTCGCCCGCGCTCGCCGCTCGGCTGCGCGCGCCGGCCGACCTCGCGCGGGAGCCGCTGCTGCGCTCGTACCGCGCCGATGAATGGGCCGCCTGGTTCGGTGCAGCGGGCGTGGCATGCCCGGTGGTACGGGGTACGGTATTCGACTCGTCCCTGGCCCTGGCCGAAGCGGCGGCCCAGGGCGCGGGCGCGGCCCTGCTGCCCGCGCGCCTGTTCGAGCGCGAGTTGCGCCAGGGCCGGCTGGTGCGGCCGTTCCACCACGAGATCGCGCTCGGGGCCTACTGGCTCACGCGCCTGCGGTCGCGCGCCGCGTCGCCCGCGCTCACGGCTTTCCGGGAATGGCTGCTGCAGGCCTGCGCCGTGGGCGGAGCACCCGTGGAGCCGTCGGCGTCTCCAGCCATGGTGCCGTAG
- a CDS encoding rhodanese-related sulfurtransferase, translating to MPQILTAALYHFATLPDCEALRGPLQAECERHGVRGLLLLAPEGVNGTIAGTAEGVQAVLAMLRAQPPLAALRHKEAWGDRMPFYRMRVRVKREIVTLGVPGVDAARDAGTYVKPGDWNALIDDPEVVVIDVRNGYESAIGSFARAVRPDTRSFTEFPAWVEAQTAPGGLLAGKPRVAMFCTGGIRCEKSTALLRMQGFGEVYHLEGGILQYLEDMPAEGSRWEGDCFVFDERVSVSHGLVPGTHRHLCRSCRMPLGPQDLASPDYLPGVRCPHCRGTRAAGEERALAERERQMALARQRGTEHLGARLPTPSRAGPVAGSAAQDHGPGPAQADASLPVLYSFRRCPYAIRARMAIAASGQRCEWREVVLRDKPAAMLAASPKGTVPVLVLPGGRVLEQSLDIMRWALAHHDPAGWLQAGEPDDVEALIAACDGAFKQALDRCKYPERHPEVPPEAAQSQARAWLEGLEDRLGRSAFLCGSRAALADVALMPFVRQYAAIDRTAWQSLPWPRLQAWLAAWESGVLFEEVMHKAPAWREGQDVQYFPPGQARDSAA from the coding sequence ATGCCCCAGATCCTGACCGCCGCCCTCTACCACTTCGCGACGCTTCCCGACTGCGAGGCGCTGCGCGGGCCCCTGCAGGCCGAATGCGAGCGCCATGGCGTGCGCGGCCTGCTGCTGCTGGCCCCGGAGGGGGTGAACGGCACCATTGCCGGTACCGCGGAGGGAGTGCAGGCGGTGCTGGCCATGCTCCGCGCCCAGCCGCCGCTGGCCGCCCTGCGGCACAAGGAAGCCTGGGGCGACCGCATGCCTTTCTACCGCATGCGCGTGCGCGTCAAGCGCGAGATCGTCACCCTGGGCGTTCCCGGCGTGGATGCGGCCCGCGATGCCGGCACCTACGTGAAGCCCGGGGACTGGAACGCGCTCATCGATGACCCCGAGGTGGTGGTGATCGACGTGCGCAACGGCTACGAGAGCGCCATCGGCAGCTTCGCGCGTGCGGTGCGGCCCGACACCCGGAGCTTTACCGAATTTCCCGCCTGGGTCGAGGCGCAGACCGCGCCCGGCGGCCTGCTGGCAGGCAAGCCGCGCGTGGCGATGTTCTGCACCGGCGGCATCCGCTGCGAGAAATCCACGGCGCTGCTGCGCATGCAGGGTTTCGGCGAGGTCTATCACCTCGAAGGCGGCATCCTGCAGTACCTGGAAGACATGCCCGCCGAAGGCAGCCGCTGGGAAGGCGACTGCTTCGTGTTCGATGAGCGGGTCTCCGTGTCCCATGGCCTCGTGCCCGGAACGCACCGGCACCTGTGCCGGTCCTGCCGCATGCCGCTCGGCCCGCAGGACCTGGCCTCGCCCGACTACCTGCCGGGCGTGCGGTGCCCGCACTGCCGCGGCACGCGGGCCGCCGGGGAAGAACGTGCGCTGGCCGAGCGGGAGCGGCAGATGGCCCTGGCGCGGCAGCGTGGTACGGAGCACCTGGGCGCCCGCCTGCCCACGCCGTCCCGTGCCGGCCCGGTCGCAGGCTCCGCTGCGCAAGACCATGGTCCGGGGCCCGCGCAAGCCGACGCATCCCTGCCGGTGCTCTACAGCTTCCGCCGGTGCCCATACGCCATCCGGGCGCGCATGGCGATTGCCGCCAGCGGGCAGCGCTGCGAATGGCGGGAAGTGGTGCTGCGCGACAAACCGGCCGCGATGCTGGCCGCTTCGCCCAAAGGCACGGTGCCCGTCCTGGTGCTGCCCGGCGGCCGGGTACTGGAGCAGAGCCTGGACATCATGCGGTGGGCCCTGGCGCACCATGATCCTGCGGGCTGGCTGCAGGCGGGCGAGCCGGACGACGTGGAAGCACTGATCGCCGCCTGCGACGGCGCGTTCAAGCAGGCGCTGGACCGGTGCAAGTATCCGGAACGCCATCCGGAGGTGCCGCCCGAAGCGGCGCAGTCGCAGGCCCGGGCATGGCTCGAAGGCCTGGAGGACAGGCTGGGGCGCAGTGCATTCCTGTGCGGAAGCCGCGCTGCGCTGGCTGATGTCGCGCTCATGCCCTTCGTGCGCCAGTACGCGGCCATCGACCGCACGGCCTGGCAATCCCTGCCCTGGCCCCGCCTGCAGGCGTGGCTGGCGGCGTGGGAAAGCGGAGTGCTCTTCGAAGAGGTGATGCACAAGGCCCCGGCATGGCGCGAAGGGCAGGATGTGCAGTACTTTCCACCCGGACAGGCCCGCGACAGCGCCGCTTGA
- a CDS encoding disulfide bond formation protein B, translated as MVSNWLDAAPRRVLALISAACIAMLAFGMYLQHVVGLEPCPMCIVQRYALIGVAVFTGLGSLRGGRGWWMTWGVLALLMSGFGAFVAARQSWLQWYPPEIATCGRDFYGMIENFPISRAIPMIFRGSGDCAAIDWTFLGGSIANWSFVCFVLMALVLLVMLVRAPRRSRGGFSAA; from the coding sequence ATGGTTTCGAACTGGTTGGATGCCGCACCGCGCCGCGTGCTGGCCCTCATCTCCGCGGCCTGCATCGCGATGCTCGCCTTCGGCATGTACCTGCAGCACGTGGTCGGCCTCGAGCCGTGCCCCATGTGCATCGTGCAGCGCTACGCGCTCATCGGCGTGGCGGTGTTCACGGGCCTGGGCAGCCTGCGCGGCGGCCGTGGCTGGTGGATGACCTGGGGTGTGCTGGCGCTGCTGATGTCCGGATTCGGCGCCTTCGTGGCGGCGCGCCAGAGCTGGCTGCAGTGGTATCCGCCCGAGATCGCCACCTGCGGCCGCGACTTCTACGGAATGATCGAGAACTTTCCGATCAGCCGCGCCATTCCGATGATCTTCCGCGGCTCCGGTGATTGCGCCGCCATCGACTGGACCTTCCTGGGAGGCAGCATCGCCAACTGGTCCTTCGTGTGCTTCGTCCTGATGGCCCTGGTGCTTCTGGTAATGCTGGTCCGCGCCCCGCGTCGCAGCCGCGGCGGTTTTTCCGCAGCCTGA